One genomic region from Sandaracinaceae bacterium encodes:
- a CDS encoding SUMF1/EgtB/PvdO family nonheme iron enzyme — protein sequence MSDAPNPHLDGYLDKLRDELEQCAQRERPRDRLIHARLAVEAILRHLLERPRGNELLSTLIQEAMRERLLDKHILPAFTTVQLRGNDGHHIKDPDENDLDAPWRECQPALENLVRWFFLRRQEPLPKSVRNSLRRLQPQNELRETLLVCVCLGVPLLLIVVSLVVVLSGGPESNASADAVAEELVDAGHTEGDAMFGAVASPARDWPVLREVVLGDDHIWAMRNEVTVEEYERCVLRGECVPPPSALPEGSDLAAECTWRRRREEPRLPVNCMTGEEATAFCAFAAEAAQSVVGRLPTRREWRELARWREVRTRYWSAGADPAALCLPNLCDQSFLRAHPGDTRCTPRSATARCDDGQAGPAAVGTTEPENAWGIQDAVGNLTELVRDESGYARMGRGFRLALTARSAALLPDGHPDARRAQSGFRCVFERESP from the coding sequence GTGTCGGACGCACCGAACCCGCATCTCGACGGGTACCTCGACAAGCTCCGCGACGAGCTGGAGCAGTGTGCGCAGCGCGAGCGTCCCCGCGATCGGCTCATACACGCGCGCTTGGCCGTGGAGGCCATTCTCCGTCACCTGCTCGAGCGTCCGAGGGGGAACGAGCTGCTCTCTACGCTCATCCAGGAAGCGATGCGGGAGCGACTCTTGGACAAGCACATCCTGCCGGCGTTCACGACCGTGCAGCTCCGCGGCAACGACGGTCATCACATCAAGGACCCGGATGAGAACGATCTAGACGCGCCTTGGCGAGAGTGTCAGCCCGCCTTGGAGAACCTCGTTCGATGGTTCTTCCTCCGCCGGCAAGAGCCGCTTCCCAAGAGCGTGAGAAATAGCCTACGGCGCTTGCAGCCACAGAACGAGTTGCGGGAGACGTTGTTGGTCTGCGTATGCCTCGGTGTCCCGCTCCTCCTCATCGTCGTCTCCCTCGTGGTCGTGCTGTCGGGAGGCCCCGAGTCCAACGCGAGCGCGGACGCCGTCGCAGAGGAGCTCGTGGACGCGGGTCACACCGAGGGTGATGCGATGTTTGGCGCTGTCGCGAGCCCTGCGCGCGACTGGCCCGTGTTGCGTGAGGTCGTCCTGGGCGATGATCACATCTGGGCGATGCGCAACGAGGTCACGGTCGAAGAGTACGAACGGTGTGTCCTCCGAGGAGAGTGCGTCCCGCCCCCGTCCGCGCTCCCAGAGGGGAGCGATCTCGCCGCCGAGTGCACATGGCGCCGTCGACGGGAGGAGCCGCGGCTTCCGGTGAACTGCATGACGGGAGAAGAGGCCACCGCGTTCTGCGCGTTCGCGGCCGAAGCCGCCCAGTCCGTGGTCGGTCGGCTCCCTACCCGACGAGAGTGGAGAGAACTGGCCCGATGGCGCGAAGTGCGAACCAGATACTGGAGCGCCGGGGCCGATCCCGCCGCGCTCTGCCTCCCGAACCTGTGCGATCAGAGCTTCTTGAGGGCTCACCCAGGCGACACGCGCTGTACCCCCCGCAGCGCGACGGCCAGATGCGACGATGGACAAGCGGGCCCGGCCGCGGTCGGAACCACGGAGCCGGAGAACGCATGGGGGATCCAGGACGCTGTCGGGAACCTGACGGAGCTGGTGCGTGACGAGAGTGGCTACGCGCGAATGGGGCGCGGCTTTCGGTTGGCGCTGACGGCACGGAGCGCCGCATTGCTTCCGGACGGCCACCCAGACGCACGTCGCGCCCAGAGCGGCTTCCGTTGTGTATTCGAGAGAGAATCTCCCTAG